From Rhodanobacteraceae bacterium, the proteins below share one genomic window:
- a CDS encoding Allophanate hydrolase 2 subunit 1, translating to MAIPVCYGGDCGPDIDAIAEHAGLVRDEVIARHAAAEYTVAMLGFAPGFPYLLGLDAALHVPRRATPRTRVPAGSVAIGGAQTGIYPCELPGGWHLIGRTPLALFDPRRDPPCLLAPGDRVRFRAIDAGEFARLVERDA from the coding sequence GTGGCAATCCCGGTGTGCTACGGCGGCGACTGCGGTCCGGATATAGACGCGATCGCGGAACACGCGGGACTTGTGCGCGACGAAGTCATCGCACGCCATGCGGCGGCGGAATACACCGTGGCGATGCTGGGCTTCGCGCCGGGGTTTCCCTACCTGCTCGGCCTCGATGCCGCGCTGCACGTCCCGCGCCGCGCGACGCCGCGCACGCGCGTGCCGGCCGGTTCGGTCGCGATCGGCGGCGCGCAGACGGGCATCTATCCGTGCGAGCTGCCGGGCGGCTGGCACCTGATCGGGCGCACGCCGCTGGCGCTGTTCGATCCGCGGCGCGATCCGCCTTGCCTGCTGGCGCCCGGCGATCGCGTGCGCTTCCGCGCGATCGATGCGGGCGAGTTCGCGCGGCTCGTGGAACGCGATGCATGA
- a CDS encoding Allophanate hydrolase 2 subunit 2 — translation MTIEVIKPGLLTTLQDAGRPGFAHLGVGRAGAFDAPALRIANALCGNPSDACALEITLLGPALRFHADAWIAATGAPVPLRVDGVERPMRSPVCVASGATVELGAMRTGCRSYLAVRGGFDLAPVLGSRSTDVNARLGPFDGRPLHAGDVLKTRPAARTAAAPVNWRLDPQPWFSEAPLATLRLLPVSHFDRLKETSRKLLFSEPFMVQADSNRVGLRLSGPKLEFDAPVEMVSEGCVPGLLQLPPSGQPIAFGPECPVSGGYPRIGQVAAVDIPRLAQRRPGDALRFAACTFDDALRALRERERALARLEAGIAARLNA, via the coding sequence ATGACGATCGAGGTCATCAAACCGGGTTTGCTGACGACATTGCAGGACGCCGGCCGTCCGGGATTCGCGCATCTCGGCGTCGGCCGCGCGGGCGCGTTCGATGCACCCGCATTGCGGATCGCCAACGCGCTGTGCGGCAATCCATCCGATGCGTGCGCGCTGGAAATCACCCTGCTCGGTCCGGCCCTGCGCTTCCACGCCGATGCATGGATCGCCGCTACCGGCGCGCCGGTTCCGTTGCGCGTCGATGGCGTCGAGCGGCCGATGCGGTCGCCCGTGTGCGTGGCAAGCGGGGCAACGGTCGAACTGGGCGCGATGCGCACGGGCTGCCGCAGTTACCTCGCCGTGCGCGGCGGATTCGATCTCGCGCCGGTGCTCGGCAGCCGCAGCACGGATGTCAACGCACGGCTTGGACCATTCGACGGCAGACCCCTGCACGCAGGTGATGTTTTGAAGACGCGGCCCGCAGCGCGCACCGCAGCAGCGCCGGTGAACTGGCGGCTCGACCCGCAGCCATGGTTTTCGGAAGCACCCCTCGCGACCCTGCGGCTGCTGCCGGTCAGCCATTTCGACAGGCTCAAAGAAACCTCGCGCAAACTGCTGTTTTCAGAACCCTTCATGGTGCAAGCGGATTCCAATCGCGTGGGCCTGCGCCTGTCCGGGCCGAAACTGGAATTCGACGCGCCCGTCGAAATGGTCAGCGAAGGTTGCGTGCCCGGCTTGCTGCAACTGCCGCCCTCGGGACAACCCATCGCGTTCGGCCCGGAGTGCCCGGTCAGCGGCGGCTATCCGCGCATCGGCCAGGTCGCGGCCGTGGACATCCCGCGCCTCGCGCAACGCCGGCCGGGCGATGCGCTACGCTTCGCGGCGTGCACGTTCGATGATGCACTGCGCGCGCTGCGCGAACGCGAACGTGCACTGGCCCGGCTGGAAGCCGGCATCGCTGCACGGCTGAACGCATGA
- a CDS encoding Lactam utilization protein LamB encodes MNTIDLNADIGESFGAWRMGDDAGVMPWITSANVACGFHAGDPAIMRATVALCIEHGVAIGAHVSLPDLQGFGRREMKISPNDVYAQTLYQLGALHAFVRAAGTHLHHVKPHGALYNMAARDRALAYAIAAAVRDFNSTLILMGLAGSALVDAGRAAGLRVQREGFCDRRYRADGSLTARSEAGALIEDIDAAVAQAVSIATAREAAAGDGSAVHIDADSLCVHGDRANAAAFAERLHRALANADVRIAAARPA; translated from the coding sequence ATGAACACGATCGACCTCAACGCGGACATCGGCGAATCGTTCGGCGCCTGGCGCATGGGCGACGATGCTGGCGTGATGCCGTGGATCACTTCGGCCAACGTCGCGTGCGGATTCCACGCGGGCGATCCCGCGATCATGCGCGCGACGGTGGCGTTGTGCATCGAACACGGCGTCGCGATCGGCGCGCACGTCTCGCTGCCGGATCTGCAAGGCTTCGGGCGGCGCGAAATGAAGATTTCGCCCAACGACGTTTACGCGCAGACGCTGTACCAGCTCGGCGCGCTGCACGCGTTCGTGCGCGCGGCCGGCACGCACCTGCACCACGTCAAGCCGCACGGCGCGCTGTACAACATGGCCGCGCGCGACCGCGCGCTGGCCTACGCCATTGCTGCCGCGGTGCGCGATTTCAATTCGACGCTCATCCTGATGGGACTCGCCGGCAGCGCACTGGTGGATGCCGGGCGCGCGGCGGGTCTGCGCGTGCAACGCGAAGGTTTCTGCGACCGCCGCTATCGCGCGGACGGTTCGCTCACCGCCCGCTCGGAAGCGGGCGCGTTGATCGAGGACATCGACGCGGCGGTCGCGCAAGCCGTATCCATCGCGACCGCACGCGAAGCCGCGGCCGGAGACGGCAGTGCGGTGCACATCGACGCGGACAGCTTGTGCGTACACGGCGACCGCGCGAATGCCGCGGCGTTCGCCGAACGCCTGCACCGCGCGCTCGCAAATGCAGACGTGCGTATCGCGGCGGCACGTCCGGCGTGA
- a CDS encoding putative membrane protein — MTTLLHYVPLLGVLVVVAGFALRFNPVPVVVVAGIVSGLAAGKSIGEILALLGTSFVSERALLLFVLTLPAIGVLERAGLREHARNWIASLRSLTFPRLLIAYLGLRQILSMLGLTGVAGQAQTVRPLLAPMAEAAAGKRGAPLTPEERNEVRAFSAATDNVGLFFGEDVFIALGAVLLIQGFYSQHGIELQPLQIALWALPTAIAAFVIHAIRTVLFGRRVARVDTRALREEQAADRC; from the coding sequence ATGACCACCCTGCTCCACTACGTGCCGCTGCTCGGCGTGCTGGTCGTCGTCGCGGGTTTCGCGCTGCGCTTCAATCCGGTGCCGGTGGTGGTTGTCGCCGGCATCGTCAGCGGGCTCGCGGCCGGAAAATCGATCGGCGAAATCCTGGCCTTGCTCGGCACCAGCTTCGTGTCGGAACGCGCGCTGCTGCTGTTCGTGCTGACGCTGCCCGCGATCGGCGTGCTGGAACGCGCCGGCCTGCGCGAACACGCGCGCAACTGGATCGCTTCGCTGCGCAGCCTCACCTTTCCGCGTTTGCTGATCGCGTACCTGGGCTTGCGCCAGATCCTTTCCATGCTGGGCCTCACCGGTGTCGCCGGCCAGGCGCAAACCGTGCGCCCGTTGCTGGCGCCGATGGCGGAAGCCGCGGCGGGGAAACGCGGCGCGCCACTGACGCCGGAAGAGCGCAACGAGGTGCGCGCGTTCAGCGCGGCCACCGACAACGTCGGATTGTTCTTCGGCGAAGACGTTTTCATCGCGCTGGGCGCGGTGCTGCTGATCCAGGGTTTCTATTCGCAGCACGGCATCGAATTGCAGCCGCTGCAGATCGCGCTGTGGGCGCTGCCGACCGCTATCGCCGCGTTCGTGATCCACGCGATCCGCACGGTGCTGTTCGGGCGGCGCGTCGCGCGCGTGGACACGCGCGCTCTGCGCGAAGAACAGGCAGCCGATCGATGCTGA
- a CDS encoding putative membrane protein, whose translation MLTIEQAYWLIALFLAGAAILNLRGRRGWHAAFWGVLAALIAGGKFVLSEAAVHNPFPAQLAGVGVIALAILSPRMTRGNLRERDAAEREADALRLRHKLFGPALLIPLVTLLVALFGAYIAVDGVPLFDKTRMTLTGLALACVVALIAALWVTRARPMAGLSEGRRLLDTLGWAALLPLTLAALGGVFAATGVGTAIADLVRLLIPVDNALACVIAFGLGMVLFTVIMGNAFAAFPVLMAGIGLPLLIHRHGADPAILGALGMVTGYCGTLFTPMAANFNIVPVALLELPNQYDVIRAQWKTGALLLVVNLTLMYLVVFRF comes from the coding sequence ATGCTGACGATCGAACAAGCCTATTGGCTGATCGCGCTGTTCCTCGCCGGCGCCGCGATCCTCAACCTGCGCGGTCGGCGCGGGTGGCACGCGGCGTTCTGGGGCGTGCTGGCCGCGCTCATCGCTGGCGGCAAGTTCGTGCTGTCCGAGGCCGCCGTGCACAACCCGTTTCCCGCACAACTGGCCGGCGTCGGCGTGATCGCACTGGCCATCCTGTCGCCGCGCATGACGCGCGGAAACCTGCGCGAACGCGACGCGGCCGAACGCGAGGCCGACGCCTTGCGCCTGCGCCACAAACTGTTCGGCCCCGCGTTGCTGATCCCGCTGGTGACGCTGCTGGTCGCGTTGTTCGGCGCGTACATCGCCGTCGATGGCGTGCCGCTGTTCGACAAGACGCGCATGACCTTGACCGGGCTCGCACTGGCCTGCGTGGTCGCGCTGATCGCGGCGCTGTGGGTGACGCGCGCGCGGCCGATGGCTGGACTCTCCGAAGGCCGTCGCCTGCTGGACACGCTGGGCTGGGCCGCGCTGCTGCCGTTGACGCTCGCCGCACTCGGTGGCGTGTTCGCCGCGACCGGCGTCGGTACGGCAATCGCCGATCTGGTGCGCCTGCTGATTCCCGTCGACAACGCGCTGGCCTGCGTGATCGCGTTCGGCCTCGGGATGGTGCTGTTCACCGTGATCATGGGCAACGCCTTCGCGGCGTTCCCGGTGCTGATGGCGGGCATCGGCCTGCCGCTCTTGATCCACCGGCACGGCGCAGACCCGGCGATTCTGGGCGCGCTCGGCATGGTCACGGGTTATTGCGGCACGCTGTTCACGCCGATGGCGGCCAACTTCAACATCGTGCCGGTCGCGCTGCTGGAATTGCCGAACCAGTACGACGTGATCCGTGCGCAATGGAAAACCGGCGCGCTGCTGCTGGTCGTAAACTTGACGCTGATGTACCTCGTGGTCTTCCGCTTTTGA
- a CDS encoding Adenylate cyclase, whose protein sequence is MLERLENPCGRCESFGKFMDVMDISSSDKGLYVFGSFVLDPLKRTLLRDGVPVPLSPKVFDTLLYLVEHPDRLLDKDELLEAVWPGRVVEENNLSHNISLLRKALNGDGALDRCIITSPGRSYRFTATPQRVPRTAYPGGAATATGVTAFRENDGNGARPVASPPRWRRVAWAAALLLPLAGALAYFAVTRFAAAPPNRASIAVLPFENLSSDRNNEYFTAGMQELILTRLADIGNLKVIARTSTQQYASHPADLRTIGQQLGVAAVLEGSVQKAGNRVLINVQLIDARTQSHVWAQAYTRRLDDVIGVEGEVARQVAAALDAKLSPTQAARLTTVPTANRTAWDLFLRAEYQAYMGYSHGDTASMKAAIALYRQAVEQDPGFALAHARLSFGESRLAWWGGGGEDVAALRQQAHADAERALQLQPDLAASHLAIGYSEYWGHANYGAALKAFSAALEIEPDNADAFAAQGYIQSHLGHFDKATAALQKALTLDPRNASRVRELGHIYMMTSRYPNAERVFQRALALDPGNLVAKINDAYSILLDSGDIPRALAVVQGNDPFLEWFRVRLLVDQRHYHEALDLLGSIPDTPDNFAPGNEESKTQQQADCYWLMGDNARARPLYEQALSRLRAEIAAKQGAEQMDEWANVAGAELGLGHTAQALDALAKAQAIDARIAEPFSHMGYTLTSAILYAKAGRADLAVPRLAKSLATPGIGIGYSPVMLWLDPELDPIRHDARFRALLAHYARYKPAVVYSAAASAGK, encoded by the coding sequence ATGCTGGAGCGCCTGGAAAATCCTTGCGGCCGTTGTGAAAGTTTCGGGAAGTTCATGGATGTCATGGACATCTCGTCGTCAGACAAGGGCTTGTACGTCTTCGGCTCCTTCGTCCTGGATCCGCTGAAGCGCACGCTGTTGCGCGATGGCGTGCCGGTTCCGTTGTCGCCGAAGGTGTTCGACACGTTGCTGTACCTGGTCGAACACCCGGACCGCCTGCTCGACAAGGACGAGTTGCTCGAAGCCGTATGGCCGGGCCGGGTCGTCGAGGAAAACAATCTCAGCCACAACATTTCGCTGCTGCGCAAGGCGCTGAACGGCGACGGCGCGCTGGATCGCTGCATCATTACTTCGCCCGGACGCAGCTACCGCTTCACCGCGACACCGCAGCGGGTGCCCAGAACGGCGTACCCGGGCGGGGCCGCAACGGCCACCGGCGTCACGGCTTTCCGGGAGAATGACGGGAACGGTGCAAGACCGGTCGCATCGCCGCCACGATGGCGGCGCGTGGCCTGGGCCGCCGCGCTGCTGCTTCCGCTGGCGGGCGCGCTTGCATACTTCGCGGTGACGCGTTTCGCTGCGGCACCGCCAAACCGCGCATCGATCGCGGTGCTGCCGTTCGAGAACCTGTCCAGCGACAGGAACAACGAATACTTTACCGCCGGCATGCAGGAACTGATCCTGACGAGGCTTGCCGACATCGGCAACCTGAAAGTCATCGCGCGCACATCTACCCAGCAATACGCCAGCCACCCGGCAGACCTCAGGACCATTGGCCAGCAACTGGGCGTCGCGGCCGTGCTGGAGGGCAGCGTGCAGAAGGCTGGCAATCGGGTGTTGATCAACGTGCAGTTGATCGATGCCCGAACCCAAAGCCACGTCTGGGCGCAGGCGTACACGCGCAGGCTGGACGACGTGATCGGCGTGGAAGGCGAGGTCGCCCGCCAGGTCGCCGCGGCGCTCGATGCGAAGTTGTCGCCGACGCAGGCGGCGAGATTGACCACGGTACCGACCGCAAATCGGACGGCCTGGGATCTGTTCCTGCGCGCCGAGTATCAGGCCTACATGGGTTACAGCCACGGCGATACCGCCAGCATGAAAGCGGCGATTGCGCTGTATCGGCAGGCGGTCGAACAGGATCCAGGTTTCGCGCTGGCGCATGCGCGCCTGTCTTTCGGTGAGAGCCGGCTCGCGTGGTGGGGAGGCGGCGGCGAGGACGTTGCCGCACTCCGCCAGCAGGCGCATGCCGATGCCGAACGTGCCCTGCAACTGCAGCCCGATCTGGCCGCCTCGCATCTGGCCATCGGCTACAGCGAGTACTGGGGGCACGCCAACTACGGCGCAGCATTGAAGGCTTTCTCCGCGGCACTCGAAATCGAGCCTGACAATGCCGACGCGTTCGCGGCGCAAGGCTACATCCAGAGCCATCTCGGCCACTTCGACAAGGCGACCGCGGCGTTGCAGAAAGCGCTGACGCTCGATCCGCGCAATGCCTCGCGCGTTCGCGAACTGGGCCACATCTACATGATGACCAGCCGCTACCCCAATGCCGAACGCGTCTTCCAGCGCGCGCTGGCACTGGACCCCGGCAATCTGGTCGCCAAAATCAATGACGCGTACTCGATCCTGCTCGATAGCGGCGACATCCCGCGTGCGCTGGCCGTGGTGCAAGGCAACGATCCGTTCCTGGAGTGGTTCCGTGTCCGTTTGCTGGTCGATCAGCGCCACTATCACGAGGCACTGGATTTGCTCGGCAGCATTCCGGACACGCCCGACAACTTCGCGCCAGGCAACGAGGAGTCCAAGACGCAGCAGCAGGCCGATTGCTATTGGCTGATGGGCGACAACGCGCGCGCGCGGCCGCTGTACGAGCAGGCGCTTTCCAGGCTTCGCGCCGAAATCGCCGCGAAGCAGGGCGCGGAGCAAATGGATGAATGGGCGAACGTTGCCGGCGCCGAGCTGGGTCTGGGTCACACCGCGCAGGCACTCGATGCATTGGCCAAGGCGCAAGCGATCGATGCCAGGATCGCGGAACCGTTCTCCCACATGGGTTACACGCTGACAAGCGCGATCCTGTACGCCAAGGCCGGGCGCGCCGATCTTGCCGTGCCGCGGCTCGCCAAGTCACTCGCCACGCCCGGCATCGGCATCGGCTACTCGCCGGTGATGCTGTGGCTGGACCCCGAACTCGATCCCATCCGCCACGACGCGCGCTTTCGGGCGTTGCTGGCGCACTACGCCCGGTACAAACCCGCCGTCGTTTATTCCGCGGCCGCGTCGGCAGGCAAGTGA
- a CDS encoding Pyrrolidone-carboxylate peptidase has product MRGYPPGASIGADVFPCLPLLNHIARQHERTVLLTGFTPFGGEAINPSWQAVRALGGATIEGHKMAVAELPCEFDGSLPALWRAVRRHEPRVAIAVGLAGGRDGISLERVAINVIDARIPDNAGVQPVDEPVLGSGAAAFFSTLPIKAALLELQRAGIPAHISQTAGTYVCNQVFYALMHALRRRRNVRAGFVHVPWLPEQAAAHAQPGMPLEQMTRALEIIVRTTLTARGDTRVAAGSES; this is encoded by the coding sequence ATGCGCGGGTATCCTCCGGGCGCAAGCATCGGTGCAGACGTCTTTCCCTGTCTTCCGCTTTTGAACCACATCGCGCGCCAGCACGAACGCACCGTGTTGCTGACCGGCTTCACGCCGTTCGGCGGCGAGGCGATCAATCCGTCATGGCAGGCGGTGCGCGCGCTCGGCGGCGCCACCATCGAAGGCCACAAGATGGCGGTCGCGGAACTGCCCTGCGAGTTCGATGGCTCGCTGCCGGCCTTGTGGCGCGCGGTGCGCCGGCACGAACCGCGCGTGGCGATCGCGGTGGGCCTGGCGGGTGGGCGCGACGGCATTTCGCTGGAGCGCGTCGCGATCAACGTGATCGACGCGCGCATCCCGGACAACGCGGGCGTGCAGCCGGTGGACGAACCGGTGCTGGGCAGCGGCGCGGCGGCGTTCTTCTCGACGCTGCCCATCAAGGCGGCGCTGCTGGAACTGCAGCGCGCCGGCATCCCCGCGCACATCTCGCAAACCGCGGGCACCTACGTGTGCAACCAGGTGTTCTATGCGCTGATGCACGCGCTGCGGCGGCGGCGCAACGTCCGCGCGGGCTTCGTGCACGTCCCGTGGCTGCCGGAACAAGCTGCCGCGCACGCACAACCCGGCATGCCGCTGGAACAGATGACGCGGGCGCTGGAAATCATCGTGCGCACGACGCTCACCGCGCGCGGCGACACGCGTGTCGCCGCCGGGTCGGAATCCTGA
- a CDS encoding Deoxycytidine triphosphate deaminase — translation MSIKSDNWIRRMAEQHGMIEPFEPGQIKHNGGDRIVSYGTSSYGYDVRCAGEFKIFTNINSTIVDPKDFDSRNFVDFNGDCCIIPPNSFALARTVEYFRIPRNVLTICLGKSTYARCGIIVNVTPLEPEWEGHVTLEFSNTTPLPAKIYANEGVAQMLFLESDEVCATSYKDRGGKYQGQKGVTLPRT, via the coding sequence ATGAGCATCAAAAGCGACAACTGGATCCGCCGCATGGCCGAGCAGCACGGCATGATCGAGCCGTTCGAGCCCGGCCAGATCAAGCACAACGGCGGCGACCGCATCGTGTCGTACGGCACGTCGAGCTACGGCTACGACGTGCGTTGCGCCGGCGAGTTCAAGATCTTCACCAATATCAATTCGACCATCGTCGATCCCAAGGATTTCGATTCGCGCAACTTCGTGGACTTCAACGGCGACTGCTGCATCATCCCACCCAACTCGTTCGCGCTGGCGCGCACCGTCGAATACTTCCGCATCCCGCGCAACGTGCTGACGATCTGCCTCGGCAAGAGCACCTACGCGCGCTGCGGCATCATCGTCAACGTGACGCCGTTGGAACCCGAATGGGAAGGCCACGTGACGCTGGAGTTTTCCAACACCACGCCGCTGCCGGCGAAGATCTACGCCAACGAAGGCGTGGCGCAGATGCTGTTCCTGGAATCCGACGAAGTCTGCGCGACCAGCTACAAGGACCGCGGCGGCAAGTACCAGGGGCAAAAGGGCGTGACCCTTCCGAGGACTTGA
- a CDS encoding [4Fe-4S] cluster assembly scaffold protein Mrp has protein sequence MTDVTEVRVREILSEIVDPHTGASLGDGGAIRAVGVDGDKAAVEIALGYPAQEWRNAFAAQIKAALENDPAISQAAVSVTTRIATHKVQGNLLPLPGVKNIIAVASGKGGVGKSTVAVNLALALAAEGANVGVLDADIYGPSQPLMLGIEGRPESPDGKIIIPMTNHGLQVMSIGFLVGDDTPMVWRGPMVTQALTQLLTATRWRDLDYLVVDMPPGTGDIQLTLTQRVPVAGAVIVTTPQDIALLDAKKGLKAFEKVQVPVLGIIENMATHVCSNCGHEEYVFGEGGGARMAEQYGVPLLGSLPLDIRIREQADGGNPTVSAMPDSDLALRYREIARNTAARLSLRAERDMTGVPNIRVVDD, from the coding sequence ATGACCGACGTCACCGAAGTCCGCGTCCGCGAGATCCTCAGCGAAATCGTCGATCCGCACACCGGCGCCTCGCTGGGCGACGGCGGCGCGATCCGCGCGGTGGGCGTCGATGGCGACAAGGCCGCGGTCGAAATCGCGCTGGGTTATCCCGCGCAGGAATGGCGCAACGCTTTTGCCGCGCAGATCAAGGCGGCGCTGGAAAACGACCCCGCGATTTCGCAGGCTGCGGTGTCGGTGACCACGCGCATCGCGACGCACAAGGTGCAGGGCAACCTGCTGCCGCTGCCGGGCGTCAAGAACATCATCGCGGTCGCGTCGGGCAAGGGCGGCGTCGGCAAGTCCACCGTTGCGGTGAATCTTGCGCTGGCGCTGGCCGCGGAAGGCGCCAACGTGGGCGTGCTGGATGCGGACATCTACGGTCCCAGCCAGCCGCTGATGCTGGGCATCGAGGGCCGGCCGGAATCGCCAGACGGCAAGATCATCATCCCGATGACCAATCACGGCCTGCAGGTGATGTCGATCGGTTTCCTGGTCGGCGACGACACGCCGATGGTGTGGCGCGGACCAATGGTGACGCAGGCGCTGACGCAGCTGCTGACCGCGACCCGTTGGCGCGATCTCGATTACCTCGTCGTGGACATGCCGCCCGGCACCGGCGACATCCAGTTGACGCTCACGCAGCGGGTGCCGGTGGCGGGCGCGGTGATCGTCACCACGCCGCAGGACATCGCGCTGCTGGATGCGAAGAAGGGATTGAAGGCGTTCGAAAAGGTGCAGGTGCCGGTGCTCGGCATCATCGAGAACATGGCGACGCACGTGTGCTCGAACTGCGGCCACGAGGAATACGTGTTCGGCGAAGGCGGCGGTGCGCGCATGGCGGAACAATACGGCGTGCCGCTGCTGGGTTCGCTGCCGCTGGACATCCGCATCCGCGAACAGGCCGACGGCGGCAACCCGACGGTTTCCGCCATGCCCGATTCCGATCTGGCGCTGCGTTACCGCGAGATCGCGCGCAACACGGCCGCGCGCCTGTCGCTGCGGGCCGAGCGCGACATGACCGGCGTGCCGAACATCCGCGTCGTCGATGACTGA
- a CDS encoding putative SIGNAL PEPTIDE PROTEIN codes for MHTALRSALIAFALLLATAAYAAGDTPVGTWTQVDDATGKPKSIIEITQQPDGTLQGAVRQVLFSEQGTHPICDKCEGERHDKPVDGMVIMWDVKKDGDVWDGGQILDPHNGKVYKVKLSLEDGGQKLDVRGYIGMPMLGRTQTWIRKAD; via the coding sequence ATGCACACCGCTCTTCGTTCGGCCCTGATTGCCTTCGCCCTGCTGCTGGCCACCGCCGCGTACGCCGCCGGCGACACGCCCGTCGGCACCTGGACGCAGGTCGACGACGCCACCGGCAAGCCGAAGTCGATCATCGAAATCACGCAGCAACCCGACGGCACGCTGCAAGGCGCGGTCAGGCAGGTGCTGTTCTCCGAACAGGGCACGCATCCCATCTGTGACAAGTGCGAAGGCGAGCGCCACGACAAGCCGGTCGACGGCATGGTGATCATGTGGGACGTGAAGAAGGACGGCGACGTGTGGGATGGCGGCCAGATCCTCGATCCGCATAACGGCAAGGTCTACAAGGTCAAGCTGTCGCTCGAGGACGGCGGACAGAAGCTCGACGTGCGCGGCTACATCGGCATGCCGATGCTGGGGCGCACGCAGACGTGGATTCGCAAGGCGGATTGA